The Bacteroidota bacterium genome includes the window TTTTTTTGTGGGCTTGCAAAAATAAAATGTGGCATTTTTTGCGTTGGCAATTTTAATATTTTGCGGGGAGGAAAAAAAACAAAGTACGAAGCGAAGGGCTGCCCTGAACGTTGAAAATTGCAGAAAAGGTGCTCATTGAAAAAGGCTGACTGTCTAGTCAAATTGCAGCGGTGCGCTATGCTTTTAGTTAACGGATTGGGCATATATTTAGGTGGCACTTGAAAGCATTGTCTATTACACTTTACACAGGTGCAATAGAAAGCATAGGAGTTTCACCTTGCACCAAGCCTGACACTTGAATATATGCCTTGTTATCATTAGCTTTTCTTCTGTCAATTAACTTTAAAACTAAAATAAGAATTATGGAAACAAACAATAAAATTTTAGGATTTATTCTACTAATAGAATATCCTAATTGCCGTAAAAAAGTAGGTTATTTTGAACCATTTACCTCTGGTCAATTTTTAAAATATCCATTAATATGGAAACCAATTTATAAGTAGTATGGAGGCGAGGATAGAAATATTAAATAGATTATCGGTAAAATACGGTAAATGTTTTCTTGTTGAAGATTTTGAACAGCTACTTAAACTTTGCGATACTATGACAGTAATATTAGTTGTCAGATTAGCAATGGCTGAATATTCAAACCAAAGCAGAAAAAACAATATCATATCGAGGCCAGAAAGTTGATGATAACGTTTCCTGCATACCCGCAGGTGGGGCTGGTTTGCAGCGTTTCTGTCCCCCGGCACGAAAAGTAATAGAAAGCAATGACTTTTCAAAATGCACCAAGCACCCCACTTGAGGGTATGCAGTGTTAGCCGTTGGCATTACCCACTTGTCTAGAAAGTTTGCATTACTTTCGAATTGCAGAACGTTTCTAAACAGTGACAGGTGCAGAGCGCGGTTGCGTGTTTCACTTTTTTTAAAGAGGGGAAAAAAAATAAACTTCTTCTTCTTTTGGGAGAGCCGAAGCTTATTTGCAATTTTGGGTTTTGAGGGGAGCTTGAGTGAATTGTGAATATGCTTTGGCTGTGAGACGGTCTTACAAGCCCGTCTTAGAATTACAACAGTTTCAAATATTCTCATTAGACCTAATAAATATTTGCAAAATTGTAACTTTTAAGTTACCTTTGTTCAATGGAAATAATTAGAGAAGTTATAGCGTATAAGCACTATTTTGAAGACTTCCTTAAAAAACAACCAACAAAAGTTCAAGATAAAATCTTCAAGGTAATTGAAGCAATAGAAACCTTAGAACGAGTTCCTTCTAATTACCTCAAGGCGATGGAAGGAACAAATGGTCTTTATGAGGCCAGAATTCAACTTGGCAATAATATTTGGCGAGTTTTTTGCTTTTTTGATAAAGGAAAACTGGTTGTACTTTTAAATGGTTTTACCAAAAAGACACAAAAAACACCAACAAATGAAATTAAAAAAGCGTTATTATTAATGAAAGAGTATTACGAAAATAAATAATCGACTATGGAAACTAAAAGCTGGAAAAAAATAAAAGATTCTGTCTATGGAAAAAAAGGAACCGATAGACGTGATGAACTTGAGCGCGAATTTGAAAGTTTCAAAATAGGATTACTTTTAAGAAAAGCACGCGAGGAAAAACACTTAACACAAGAACAACTTGCAGATCTTGTTGATAAGAAAAGAACTTTCATCTCAAGAATTGAAAATAATGGAAGCAACTTGACATTAAAAACCCTTTACGACATTGTCGAAAAAGGTCTTGGTGGAAAAGTGAAAATTTCAATAGAATTATAAATAATATTAGTATTTCAATAAATATGGCCCTCTGCTAAGGAGTTTATACCACAGCCTATTTTCATGCTCTTAGAAATATATTCAAAAAATTCGTAACAAAGAAAGCAGGAATTTGGGTTGGCAAAATTGCTCTTTTTATTTTTCTG containing:
- a CDS encoding helix-turn-helix transcriptional regulator, which produces METKSWKKIKDSVYGKKGTDRRDELEREFESFKIGLLLRKAREEKHLTQEQLADLVDKKRTFISRIENNGSNLTLKTLYDIVEKGLGGKVKISIEL
- a CDS encoding type II toxin-antitoxin system RelE/ParE family toxin, giving the protein MEIIREVIAYKHYFEDFLKKQPTKVQDKIFKVIEAIETLERVPSNYLKAMEGTNGLYEARIQLGNNIWRVFCFFDKGKLVVLLNGFTKKTQKTPTNEIKKALLLMKEYYENK